In Salinibacter sp. 10B, the following proteins share a genomic window:
- a CDS encoding replication initiator protein A: MSDLSQMTLFEEEEPTLVASGIDDMNLVEVLLGLPGRRRPPEDKTISVPWEKDDRSYYLEYNNSWLRIDWESRRRDTGKKDDFYLEVRSPESKGLPTKSVEDVFVALMDLTARENFTSPKIKTTRHELLSIMKHSDGGKAYQRLEETLSQLVNLTVETNAFWNPKKETYFKSEFSIIDSTDLERSQGDHNAETHITWGSKMFEIFQKGYLKRLDTDFYYSLSNTTTRRIFRWLDKHFRHYPTVEVDVLRFAHKTLGFGVSYKYPSQVLQKLEKRLDELVERGFCKWKVVDSKTDSGRKFIFSRRTQYTAVLFPRRDLIIEALERHGLNRASEFVDRHGWDRCLRHLEYLEHRLQSGKKEIQNPGGWLADAIEQDRRLPSGIKEKISECREQTVEWCNQMYQALSLEEKSKLEQRIKKELEGCNEEEKEIMERQWRNRLLLNRIKQF, translated from the coding sequence ATGTCAGACCTCAGCCAGATGACTCTATTCGAGGAAGAGGAGCCAACCCTGGTAGCAAGTGGGATCGACGACATGAACCTCGTCGAGGTACTCCTCGGGCTGCCTGGTCGAAGGCGTCCCCCAGAGGACAAAACGATCTCAGTCCCTTGGGAGAAAGACGACCGGTCCTACTACCTCGAGTACAACAACTCGTGGCTGCGAATCGATTGGGAAAGCAGACGCAGGGATACAGGCAAGAAGGACGACTTTTACCTTGAGGTACGAAGCCCTGAGAGCAAAGGGCTCCCTACCAAGAGCGTAGAGGACGTATTCGTGGCCCTCATGGACCTAACCGCGAGAGAGAACTTCACAAGTCCAAAAATAAAAACCACTCGGCACGAACTGCTCTCCATCATGAAGCACTCCGATGGAGGAAAGGCCTACCAGCGTCTCGAAGAGACACTTTCACAGCTCGTGAACCTCACAGTTGAGACAAACGCCTTCTGGAATCCCAAGAAGGAAACCTACTTCAAAAGCGAGTTCAGCATAATCGACTCAACTGACCTCGAACGCTCCCAGGGAGACCATAACGCCGAGACACACATCACCTGGGGATCGAAGATGTTCGAGATCTTCCAGAAGGGATACCTAAAACGGCTCGACACAGATTTCTACTACTCGCTATCCAACACCACAACCCGCCGAATATTCAGGTGGCTGGACAAGCACTTTCGACACTATCCGACGGTAGAAGTGGATGTACTCCGGTTTGCCCATAAGACCCTCGGCTTCGGGGTCTCTTACAAGTACCCGAGTCAAGTCCTTCAGAAACTTGAGAAACGCTTGGACGAGCTCGTAGAAAGAGGCTTCTGCAAATGGAAAGTGGTCGATTCGAAGACAGACTCAGGACGTAAGTTCATCTTCTCACGACGAACACAGTACACGGCCGTCCTCTTCCCAAGGCGCGATCTGATAATAGAGGCGCTTGAACGTCACGGCCTGAATCGGGCAAGCGAATTCGTAGACCGACACGGCTGGGACCGGTGCCTTCGACACCTCGAATACCTTGAACACCGACTGCAATCAGGAAAGAAGGAGATACAAAACCCTGGAGGGTGGTTAGCAGATGCCATAGAGCAAGACAGGCGTCTGCCCAGTGGCATCAAAGAGAAGATATCAGAGTGCCGAGAACAAACAGTCGAGTGGTGCAACCAAATGTACCAGGCCCTTTCACTGGAGGAAAAAAGCAAGCTAGAACAACGAATCAAGAAAGAACTTGAGGGATGCAATGAAGAGGAAAAAGAAATAATGGAACGCCAGTGGAGAAACCGGCTACTGCTGAATAGAATCAAACAATTCTAA
- a CDS encoding dual specificity protein phosphatase gives MPSVTVYENLTVGPYEEAKTPLDGIKALLNVAEEHSLPETNLPAHKVPIVDMQPIPAEQLEEAVRWIDEHIGDHHIYLFCNAGVGRSPSVAVAYLCCYRGFSFGEAVEHVARRKPDISTLPMLIERIDTVKSRLGR, from the coding sequence ATGCCCTCCGTCACAGTCTATGAGAACCTCACCGTCGGCCCATACGAGGAAGCCAAGACTCCTCTCGATGGGATAAAAGCGCTTCTGAACGTGGCTGAGGAGCACTCACTGCCGGAGACGAACCTCCCAGCCCATAAAGTACCGATCGTCGACATGCAGCCGATCCCAGCCGAGCAGCTGGAGGAGGCTGTTCGATGGATCGACGAGCATATCGGTGATCATCACATCTATCTCTTCTGCAACGCTGGCGTCGGCCGATCGCCGTCGGTAGCAGTGGCCTACCTTTGTTGCTACCGAGGATTCTCGTTCGGTGAAGCCGTAGAGCACGTCGCCCGGCGAAAGCCAGACATCTCAACGCTTCCCATGCTGATCGAACGGATCGATACCGTCAAGTCTCGTCTCGGTCGATAA
- a CDS encoding DUF2182 domain-containing protein, whose product MNGNKSRENWLRQDQAVVLAGLVGLTAAAWTYMIHLAGTMGQVNVEMAMPHVQAWGGADLALLLIMWVVMMVAMMVPSAAPMILRFAQINSRRDREDPYVPTAAFVLGYLIIWTGFSILATALQWGLHAAALLSPAMASSTPLLGGGILLAAGLFQWTPLKYTCLTQCRSPLGFLMTEWREGTRGALVMGLRHGVYCVGCCSMLMALLFVVGVMNLLWVAAIAGFVLLEKIVPQGQWVSRAAGLLLIGGGVWMVGVGMPLL is encoded by the coding sequence AGTCTCGTGAGAACTGGCTACGCCAAGACCAGGCCGTGGTGCTTGCCGGCCTTGTCGGACTCACGGCCGCCGCGTGGACCTACATGATTCACCTTGCCGGCACGATGGGCCAAGTGAACGTGGAGATGGCCATGCCGCACGTGCAAGCCTGGGGTGGGGCGGATCTCGCGTTATTGCTTATCATGTGGGTGGTGATGATGGTGGCAATGATGGTACCGTCCGCCGCGCCGATGATCCTCAGGTTTGCTCAAATTAATAGCCGCCGCGACCGCGAAGATCCCTACGTGCCCACTGCAGCATTCGTGCTTGGATATCTGATCATCTGGACCGGGTTCAGCATCCTTGCTACGGCTCTACAGTGGGGACTCCATGCCGCCGCCCTCCTTTCTCCGGCCATGGCAAGTTCCACTCCCCTGCTAGGCGGAGGGATTCTATTGGCAGCGGGCCTCTTTCAATGGACCCCGCTCAAGTATACGTGCCTGACGCAGTGCCGCTCGCCGCTCGGCTTTCTCATGACCGAGTGGCGAGAGGGCACCCGAGGTGCGCTCGTCATGGGACTTCGGCATGGTGTATACTGCGTAGGATGCTGCTCGATGCTAATGGCGCTTCTTTTCGTAGTTGGCGTAATGAACCTGCTGTGGGTCGCCGCAATTGCCGGATTCGTTCTCCTGGAGAAGATTGTCCCCCAGGGTCAATGGGTGAGCCGAGCGGCGGGCCTGCTCCTTATCGGAGGGGGCGTGTGGATGGTGGGGGTGGGCATGCCTCTCCTCTAA